In Halopelagius inordinatus, a single genomic region encodes these proteins:
- a CDS encoding DUF1405 domain-containing protein, which yields MADDETAETTRANRLRRPFPVRWVQYYLGNGASLGWLLVVNAGAFLVGVSFYVHSEPSLADVSSLLYPLFGDSPAAVALGTLSLATLLPHLGKPVTDAPNNRVLAVIHTLAFVWLVKYGVWTAVALNLRPDLYVGFTPALLWDYWGIMLTHLLFLAEAALIPYYGRTTRKALAVALVLALVNDVYDYGFGFYPPLKYDPGLLLAGITVALSFASVALAARTFDRLGDSTE from the coding sequence ATGGCCGACGACGAGACGGCGGAGACGACGCGCGCGAACCGACTCCGTCGCCCGTTCCCGGTGCGGTGGGTGCAGTACTACCTCGGAAACGGCGCGAGTCTCGGCTGGCTCCTCGTGGTCAACGCCGGCGCGTTCTTAGTCGGCGTCAGTTTTTACGTCCACTCGGAGCCCTCGCTGGCGGACGTGAGTTCCCTTCTGTACCCGCTCTTCGGCGACTCGCCGGCGGCGGTGGCGCTCGGAACGCTCTCGCTCGCGACGCTTCTGCCGCATCTCGGAAAGCCCGTGACCGACGCGCCGAACAACCGCGTTCTGGCCGTGATTCACACGCTGGCGTTCGTCTGGCTCGTGAAGTACGGCGTCTGGACCGCCGTGGCGTTGAACCTCCGCCCGGACCTCTACGTCGGTTTCACGCCCGCCCTGCTTTGGGATTACTGGGGAATCATGCTGACGCACCTCCTGTTTCTCGCGGAGGCGGCGCTGATACCGTACTACGGGCGGACGACCCGCAAGGCTCTCGCCGTCGCGTTGGTCCTCGCTCTCGTCAACGACGTGTACGACTACGGCTTCGGCTTCTACCCGCCGCTCAAATACGACCCCGGCCTCCTGCTCGCTGGTATCACCGTCGCCCTGTCGTTTGCGTCCGTCGCACTCGCCGCGCGGACGTTCGACCGACTCGGCGACTCGACGGAGTAG
- a CDS encoding ArsR/SmtB family transcription factor: MDSAVLLDLLGNENRRRILRLLAHKPCYVTEISEYLGVSPKAVIDHLRKLEDTGLIESRTDDQRRKYFHISRNLRLEVNVSPYGFGAKSAYPANPSLDMTGRCPHVSFDIPQEEADDVADLAREVGRLEELENELSLAQRWVHGRMTDVLDRLSDRIGSDGDSRFYAEVLAAVAGGAQTVRSIANEVNAAPESVERSLEHLSERGLVTRDDDGWVVASR, from the coding sequence ATGGATTCCGCGGTGCTCCTGGACCTTCTCGGGAACGAGAACCGCCGGCGCATACTCCGGCTTCTCGCCCACAAACCGTGCTACGTCACGGAGATCAGCGAGTACCTCGGCGTCAGTCCGAAGGCGGTCATAGACCACCTCCGGAAGCTAGAGGACACCGGTCTCATCGAGTCGCGAACAGACGACCAGCGCCGAAAGTACTTCCACATCTCGCGGAACCTGCGACTCGAGGTCAACGTCTCTCCGTACGGGTTCGGGGCGAAGTCGGCCTACCCGGCGAATCCGAGTCTCGACATGACCGGGCGGTGCCCGCACGTCTCGTTCGACATTCCGCAAGAAGAGGCCGACGACGTGGCCGACTTAGCGCGCGAAGTCGGGCGACTGGAGGAGCTAGAGAACGAACTCTCCTTGGCCCAACGGTGGGTTCACGGCCGGATGACCGACGTGTTGGACCGACTGAGCGACAGAATCGGTTCGGACGGCGACAGCCGGTTCTACGCGGAGGTGCTCGCGGCGGTGGCGGGCGGAGCACAGACCGTCCGAAGCATCGCGAACGAAGTCAACGCCGCGCCCGAGTCGGTCGAACGGTCGCTCGAACATCTCTCGGAGCGCGGACTCGTCACCCGCGACGACGACGGGTGGGTCGTCGCGTCTCGCTGA